In one window of Arachis ipaensis cultivar K30076 chromosome B06, Araip1.1, whole genome shotgun sequence DNA:
- the LOC110263771 gene encoding uncharacterized protein LOC110263771 codes for MEDTKSFTLSHGGKASWFDCHWRFLPIDHPYSRNKNDFRKNKIESEEAPTRLSGLEIWQRKDNLVRHCLDVMHIEKNVLDNIMNTIMDTDRTRDNEKARLDLAELCKRPDLHLRHVGDNCWSKPKATYTLTSEQQQDVYKWVQQLRFPDGYESNLARCVMEQNILIILCKLERIFPPGFFNVMEHLPIHLVYEARVCGPVQYRWMYLFERVIGAFKRTVKNRARVEGSICEAFLAKETSSFVSFYFEPHILSRRTRVGRNDNGGDTIKASLSIFNRPGRKVGKAKDHWLDERDKAAAHLHILLNESKVIPFYMFWKETCPGESDDRFFPWFASYVQNQCNEIVDPGLQSLSWVPSNKATSYPIYKVNGYTFHTLARTKGKKIDNTGVYVKGDAGNGESDWFGLLEDILELEYTGDDSNRVVLFKCQWYDPSHPNGTRIHNDYKITKVNHSKRYRHYDPFIVAQKAKQVYFLPYPGNYKSMWHIVVKTKPRGRIETNHVHVDEDEDENNVAYQVDESNPSRISDTEPPISLKSPFGEDRIVELSIGSSSGANKNEYDDVADFDDDIDF; via the exons ATGGAGGATACCAAGTCTTTTACACTATCACATGGAGGCAAGGCATCATGGTTTGATTGTCATTGGAGGTTTTTGCCAATAGACCACCCTTATAGTCGCAATAAGAATGATTTTCGGAAGAATAAAATAGAAAGTGAAGAGGCTCCTACCAGATTAAGTGGTTTGGAGATTTGGCAAAGG AAGGATAACCTGGTTCGTCACTGTCTTGATGTaatgcacatagagaagaatgtgCTTGATAACATAATGAATACTATTATGGACACTGATAGAACTAGAGACAATGAAAAGGCTAGGTTAGATCTGGCTGAACTGTGCAAGCGTCCAGATTTACATTTGCGGCATGTCGGTGATAATTGTTGGTCCAAACCTAAGGCAACTTATACTTTAACTTCTGAACAGCAACAAGACGTGTATAAGTGGGTGCAACAACTTAGATTTCCAGATGGTTATGAATCTAACCTTGCTAGATGT GTTATGGAGCAGAATAttctcattatcctttgcaagttagaaaggatatttccCCCGGGATTCTTTAATGTGATGGAGCATTTGCCAATTCATCTAGTATATGAGGCACGTGTGTGTGGACCTGTCCAATATAGGTGGATGTATCTGTTTGAAAGGGTGATAGGAGCATTCAAGCGAACAGTGAAAAATAGAGCAAGGGTTGAAGGTTCGATTTGTGAGGCTTTCTTGGCAAAGGAGACTTCAAGTTTTGTTTCTTTCTACTTTGAACCACATATCTTATCAAGGCGAACCCGTGTGGGAAGAAATGATAACGGGGGAGACACAATTAAAGCTTCTTTATCAATATTTAATAGACCTGGTCGCAAGGTTGGAAAAGCTAAAGATCATTGGTTAGACGAACGGGACAAGGCCGCAGCTCATTTGCATATTCTACTCAATGAAAGCAAAGTTATCCCTTTCTATAT GTTTTGGAAAGAAACTTGTCCTGGAGAAAGCGATGACCGATTTTTCCCTTGGTTTGCATCATAT GTTCAAAATCAATGCAACGAAATTGTTGATCCCGGTTTGCAATCACTTTCTTGGGTTCCTTCAAACAAAGCAACAAGTTATCCAATTTATAAAGTAAATGGATATACATTTCATACTCTTGCAAGaacaaaaggaaagaaaatcgaTAACACCGGTGTGTATGTCAAAGGTGATGCAGGTAATGGGGAAAGTGATTGGTTTGGATTATTAGAAGATATACTCGAGCTTGAATACACTGGTGATGACTCTAATCGAGTTGTTTTGTTCAAATGTCAATGGTATGATCCAAGTCATCCAAATGGAACACGTATTCATAATGACTACAAAATAACTAAAGTCAACCATAGCAAAAGATATCGCCACTATGATCCTTTCATTGTCGCCCAAAAAGCTAAACAAGTTTACTTCTTACCTTATCCTGGAAATTACAAGTCTATGTGGCATATTGTTGTAAAAACTAAACCAAGAGGTCGAATTGAAACCAATCATGTACATGtagatgaggatgaggatgagaaTAATGTAGCTTATCAAGTGGATGAGAGCAATCCTTCTAGGATTTCAGACACTGAGCCTCCTATTAGTCTTAAGTCTCCATTTGGAGAGGACCGCATTGTCGAATTATCCATCGGCTCTAGTTCTGGAGCTAATAAAAATGAATATGATGATGTTGCAGACTTTGATGATGATATCGATTTTTAA
- the LOC107646990 gene encoding uncharacterized protein LOC107646990 produces MVPNPGYTGLPPLTWPTPGCMGPLPPPLPISIPSLSHNSSILVDSETLGSSSTSPPSETASVPNVVIKQILVPDGKTSWLSFPPGSQKITEIIKKRYDKPSKKFGDVPLLTKKLWFKEWKSHFFIDDDDEEFFWRAFKYRTSKRFSQMMSDIREGVDTTHEWLIPAYKKVLEKYWKTDEKWKNIRKKARENRASLLGGSVHCGGSIPLSSTIERMKKQLDRTPTHEEVFKETHTLKSDKSKWVDKCSQDTHVRYSINIK; encoded by the exons ATGGTGCCTAATCCAGGCTACACTGGTCTTCCTCCACTAACTTGGCCTACTCCAGGATGTATGGGCCCTCTACCACCCCCTCTTCCAATTTCGATTCCTTCTCTGTCTCACAATTCCAGCATATTAGTTGATTCAGAGACACTTGGAAGCTCTAGTACATCTCCTCCATCAGAGACTGCATCGGTTCCTAATGTTGTCATAAAACAAATATTGGTTCCAGATGGAAAAACAAG TTGGTTATCTTTCCCTCCTGGTTCACAAAAGATTACAGAGATCATCAAGAAACGGTATGATAAACCATCTAAAAAGTTTGGGGATGTCCCTCTTCTGACAAAGAAGCTTTGGTTTAAGGAGTGGAAg AGCCATTTttttattgatgatgatgatgaggagtttttTTGGAGGGCTTTCAAATATAGGACAAGTAAGCGATTTAGCCAAATGATGTCGGATATCCGTGAGGGTGTGGATACAACCCACGAATGGCTAATTCCTGCTTACAAAAAGGTGTTGGAAAAGTACTGGAAAACGGATGAGAAAtggaaaaatataagaaaaaaagcGAGGGAGAATCGAGCGTCACTCTTAGGTGGTTCTGTCCATTGTGGTGGTTCTATTCCACTGAGCTCAACTATAGAGAGGATG AAGAAGCAGTTGGACCGTACACCAACTCATGAGGAAGTCTTCAAGGAAACCCACACACTTAAAAGTGACAAGTCTAAATGGGTGGACAAATGCTCTCAAGACACTCATGTGAGATATAGTATAAATATTAAGTAG